In one Epinephelus lanceolatus isolate andai-2023 chromosome 19, ASM4190304v1, whole genome shotgun sequence genomic region, the following are encoded:
- the gsna gene encoding gelsolin a isoform X2, whose product MAVQHPEFQRAGKEPGLQVWRVENFDLVPVPKNLYGGFYSGDAYLILNTIKQRSGNLQYDLHFWLGEACTQDESGSAAIFTVQMDDFLGGKPIQYREVQGYESKTFLGYFKSGLKYMKGGVASGFKHVVTNEVVVQRLLQVKGRRSVRATEVAVSWDSFNHGDCFILDLGAEIYQWCGSQSNPHEKLKATQVAKGIRDNERSGRAKVYVCGEGMEREKMIEVLGEKPDLPAGASDDITADASNRKMAKLYKVSNASGDMTIALVAAENPFAQSALDSGDCFILDHGTDGKIFVWKGKDANMDERKEAMKAADEFIKKMGYPKHTQVQILPEMGETPLFKQFFKNWRDRDQTVGLGVAYIANSIAKIEKVPFDASTLHDSPAMAAQHGMVDDGSGEKQIWRIEGNEKVPVDPSTYGQFYGGDSYIILYNYRHGGRQGHIIYMWLGSDSSQDEIGTCAILGSQLDDELGGGPVQVRVMQGKEPAHLMSLFGGQPMVVYKGGTSREGGQSAPAENRLFQVRSNSAGHTRAVELDAASSNLNSNDTFILVTPGGSFMWVGVGASDTEKQGAQQLCDILGVSASELSEGGETDQFWEALGGKTEYRTSTRLKDKMDAHPPRLFACSNKTGNFIIEEVPGEMTQDDLATDDVMILDTWEQVFVWIGNEAQEEEKTEAMKSAVRYIETDPANRDPRTPIVKIKQSFEPPTFTGWFLGWDHEYWTSDPLERAMADLEL is encoded by the exons ATGGCAGTGCAACACCCAGAGTTCCAGCGGGCCGGAAAGGAGCCAGGCCTCCAGGTGTGGAGGGTGGAGAACTTTGACCTGGTGCCCGTCCCTAAAAATCTGTATGGGGGATTTTACAGCGGAGACGCCTACCTCATCCTCAACACCATCAAACAACGCTCCGGAAACCTGCAGTACGACCTCCACTTTTGGTTGG GTGAGGCCTGCACCCAGGATGAGAGTGGCTCGGCGGCCATCTTTACAGTCCAAATGGATGACTTCCTGGGGGGGAAACCCATCCAGTACCGCGAGGTCCAGGGGTACGAGTCCAAAACCTTTCTTGGGTACTTCAAGTCCGGACTCAAGTACATG AAAGGGGGCGTGGCGTCTGGGTTCAAGCACGTCGTCACCAACGAGGTGGTCGTGCAGCGGCTGCTCCAGGTCAAAGGTCGCCGTTCTGTCCGGGCAACAGAGGTGGCGGTCAGCTGGGACAGCTTCAACCACGGAGACTGCTTCATCCTGGACCTGGGAGCT GAGATTTACCAGTGGTGCGGCTCCCAGAGCAACCCCCATGAGAAGCTGAAGGCTACGCAGGTCGCCAAGGGTATCCGTGACAACGAGCGCAGCGGGAGGGCAAAGGTTTACGTCTGTGGTGaggggatggagagagagaagatgatAGAG GTGCTGGGTGAAAAACCAGATCTGCCTGCCGGAGCCTCTGATGACATCACGGCTGACGCTTCAAACAGGAAGATGGCCAAACTCTACAAG GTGTCCAATGCCAGTGGAGACATGACCATCGCGCTGGTGGCAGCAGAAAACCCGTTCGCTCAGAGCGCCTTGGATTCCGGCGACTGCTTCATTCTGGACCATGGCACAGATGGCAAGATCTTCGTCTGGAAGG GCAAAGACGCAAACATGGACGAGCGGAAGGAAGCCATGAAAGCAGCAGACGAGTTCATCAAGAAGATGGGTTACCCCAAACACACTCAGGTCCAGATCCTGCCAGAGATGGGCGAGACGCCGCTCTTCAAGCAGTTCTTCAAAAACTGGCGGGACAGAGATCAGACGGTGGGCTTGGGTGTGGCCTACATCGCCAACAGCATTGCCAAGATCGAGAAGGTGCCATTCGACGCTTCCACCCTGCACGACTCCCCTGCCATGGCCGCCCAGCACGGCATGGTGGATGATGGCAGCGGAGAGAAACAG ATTTGGCGTATTGAGGGCAATGAGAAGGTGCCAGTGGATCCATCCACATACGGACAGTTCTATGGAGGAGACAGCTACATCATCCTTTACAACTACAGACACGGAGGACGTCAGGGACACATTATCTACATGTG GCTGGGCAGTGACTCCAGTCAGGATGAGATTGGGACCTGTGCGATCCTCGGCTCTCAGCTGGATGATGAGCTCGGCGGTGGTCCTGTGCag GTGAGGGTGATGCAGGGCAAAGAGCCAGCCCATCTGATGAGTCTGTTTGGAGGACAGCCCATGGTGGTGTACAAGGGAGGAACGTCCAGAGAAGGAGGTCAGTCCGCTCCCGCAGAGAATCGACTTTTCCAGGTGCGCTCCAACTCTGCAGGACACACCCGAGCTGTGGAG CTTGACGCAGCGTCCTCCAACCTGAACTCCAACGACACCTTTATTCTGGTGACCCCTGGTGGCTCCTTCATGTGGGTGGGAGTGGGTGCCAGTGACACAGAGAAGCAGGGAGCTCAGCAGCTGTGTGACATCCTGGGAGTGTCGGCCTCTGAGCTGTCTGAGGGAGGAGAGACCG ATCAGTTCTGGGAAGCTCTGGGAGGAAAGACAGAATATCGCACCTCCACCAGACTCAAGGACAAGATGGACGCTCACCCACCCAGACTCTTCGCCTGCTCCAACAAGACTGGAAACTTCATC aTTGAGGAGGTACCCGGGGAGATGACCCAGGACGACCTCgccactgatgatgtcatgatcCTGGACACCTGGGAGCAg GTGTTCGTCTGGATCGGAAATGAGGCCCAAGAGGAAGAGAAGACTGAAGCCATGAAGTCTG CGGTCCGTTACATCGAGACAGATCCCGCCAACAGAGACCCCCGAACGCCCATCGTCAAGATCAAACAAAGCTTTGAGCCGCCCACCTTCACCGGCTGGTTCCTGGGCTGGGACCACGAGTACTGGACCAGCGACCCCCTGGAGCGTGCTATGGCTGATCTGGAGCTGTGA
- the gsna gene encoding gelsolin a isoform X1, which yields MAVQHPEFQRAGKEPGLQVWRVENFDLVPVPKNLYGGFYSGDAYLILNTIKQRSGNLQYDLHFWLGEACTQDESGSAAIFTVQMDDFLGGKPIQYREVQGYESKTFLGYFKSGLKYMKGGVASGFKHVVTNEVVVQRLLQVKGRRSVRATEVAVSWDSFNHGDCFILDLGAEIYQWCGSQSNPHEKLKATQVAKGIRDNERSGRAKVYVCGEGMEREKMIEVLGEKPDLPAGASDDITADASNRKMAKLYKVSNASGDMTIALVAAENPFAQSALDSGDCFILDHGTDGKIFVWKGKDANMDERKEAMKAADEFIKKMGYPKHTQVQILPEMGETPLFKQFFKNWRDRDQTVGLGVAYIANSIAKIEKVPFDASTLHDSPAMAAQHGMVDDGSGEKQIWRIEGNEKVPVDPSTYGQFYGGDSYIILYNYRHGGRQGHIIYMWLGSDSSQDEIGTCAILGSQLDDELGGGPVQVVGAPITTQVRVMQGKEPAHLMSLFGGQPMVVYKGGTSREGGQSAPAENRLFQVRSNSAGHTRAVELDAASSNLNSNDTFILVTPGGSFMWVGVGASDTEKQGAQQLCDILGVSASELSEGGETDQFWEALGGKTEYRTSTRLKDKMDAHPPRLFACSNKTGNFIIEEVPGEMTQDDLATDDVMILDTWEQVFVWIGNEAQEEEKTEAMKSAVRYIETDPANRDPRTPIVKIKQSFEPPTFTGWFLGWDHEYWTSDPLERAMADLEL from the exons ATGGCAGTGCAACACCCAGAGTTCCAGCGGGCCGGAAAGGAGCCAGGCCTCCAGGTGTGGAGGGTGGAGAACTTTGACCTGGTGCCCGTCCCTAAAAATCTGTATGGGGGATTTTACAGCGGAGACGCCTACCTCATCCTCAACACCATCAAACAACGCTCCGGAAACCTGCAGTACGACCTCCACTTTTGGTTGG GTGAGGCCTGCACCCAGGATGAGAGTGGCTCGGCGGCCATCTTTACAGTCCAAATGGATGACTTCCTGGGGGGGAAACCCATCCAGTACCGCGAGGTCCAGGGGTACGAGTCCAAAACCTTTCTTGGGTACTTCAAGTCCGGACTCAAGTACATG AAAGGGGGCGTGGCGTCTGGGTTCAAGCACGTCGTCACCAACGAGGTGGTCGTGCAGCGGCTGCTCCAGGTCAAAGGTCGCCGTTCTGTCCGGGCAACAGAGGTGGCGGTCAGCTGGGACAGCTTCAACCACGGAGACTGCTTCATCCTGGACCTGGGAGCT GAGATTTACCAGTGGTGCGGCTCCCAGAGCAACCCCCATGAGAAGCTGAAGGCTACGCAGGTCGCCAAGGGTATCCGTGACAACGAGCGCAGCGGGAGGGCAAAGGTTTACGTCTGTGGTGaggggatggagagagagaagatgatAGAG GTGCTGGGTGAAAAACCAGATCTGCCTGCCGGAGCCTCTGATGACATCACGGCTGACGCTTCAAACAGGAAGATGGCCAAACTCTACAAG GTGTCCAATGCCAGTGGAGACATGACCATCGCGCTGGTGGCAGCAGAAAACCCGTTCGCTCAGAGCGCCTTGGATTCCGGCGACTGCTTCATTCTGGACCATGGCACAGATGGCAAGATCTTCGTCTGGAAGG GCAAAGACGCAAACATGGACGAGCGGAAGGAAGCCATGAAAGCAGCAGACGAGTTCATCAAGAAGATGGGTTACCCCAAACACACTCAGGTCCAGATCCTGCCAGAGATGGGCGAGACGCCGCTCTTCAAGCAGTTCTTCAAAAACTGGCGGGACAGAGATCAGACGGTGGGCTTGGGTGTGGCCTACATCGCCAACAGCATTGCCAAGATCGAGAAGGTGCCATTCGACGCTTCCACCCTGCACGACTCCCCTGCCATGGCCGCCCAGCACGGCATGGTGGATGATGGCAGCGGAGAGAAACAG ATTTGGCGTATTGAGGGCAATGAGAAGGTGCCAGTGGATCCATCCACATACGGACAGTTCTATGGAGGAGACAGCTACATCATCCTTTACAACTACAGACACGGAGGACGTCAGGGACACATTATCTACATGTG GCTGGGCAGTGACTCCAGTCAGGATGAGATTGGGACCTGTGCGATCCTCGGCTCTCAGCTGGATGATGAGCTCGGCGGTGGTCCTGTGCag GTTGTTGGTGCTCCTATAACCACTCAG GTGAGGGTGATGCAGGGCAAAGAGCCAGCCCATCTGATGAGTCTGTTTGGAGGACAGCCCATGGTGGTGTACAAGGGAGGAACGTCCAGAGAAGGAGGTCAGTCCGCTCCCGCAGAGAATCGACTTTTCCAGGTGCGCTCCAACTCTGCAGGACACACCCGAGCTGTGGAG CTTGACGCAGCGTCCTCCAACCTGAACTCCAACGACACCTTTATTCTGGTGACCCCTGGTGGCTCCTTCATGTGGGTGGGAGTGGGTGCCAGTGACACAGAGAAGCAGGGAGCTCAGCAGCTGTGTGACATCCTGGGAGTGTCGGCCTCTGAGCTGTCTGAGGGAGGAGAGACCG ATCAGTTCTGGGAAGCTCTGGGAGGAAAGACAGAATATCGCACCTCCACCAGACTCAAGGACAAGATGGACGCTCACCCACCCAGACTCTTCGCCTGCTCCAACAAGACTGGAAACTTCATC aTTGAGGAGGTACCCGGGGAGATGACCCAGGACGACCTCgccactgatgatgtcatgatcCTGGACACCTGGGAGCAg GTGTTCGTCTGGATCGGAAATGAGGCCCAAGAGGAAGAGAAGACTGAAGCCATGAAGTCTG CGGTCCGTTACATCGAGACAGATCCCGCCAACAGAGACCCCCGAACGCCCATCGTCAAGATCAAACAAAGCTTTGAGCCGCCCACCTTCACCGGCTGGTTCCTGGGCTGGGACCACGAGTACTGGACCAGCGACCCCCTGGAGCGTGCTATGGCTGATCTGGAGCTGTGA